In Priestia megaterium NBRC 15308 = ATCC 14581, the following proteins share a genomic window:
- a CDS encoding IDEAL domain-containing protein, with the protein MNNEKSYTEMMKSLARKKKIIDTVSMLDVYIEMVIDESLFKRQKELLETNINTALDQRDEIAFYELSAQYQSLLQTST; encoded by the coding sequence ATGAACAATGAAAAATCGTACACGGAAATGATGAAGTCCCTCGCTCGCAAGAAAAAAATAATTGATACTGTGAGTATGTTGGATGTTTATATCGAAATGGTAATTGATGAATCGCTTTTTAAGCGTCAAAAAGAACTGTTAGAAACAAACATTAACACGGCATTAGATCAACGTGATGAAATTGCTTTCTATGAGCTATCAGCACAGTACCAATCCCTGCTTCAAACATCTACTTAA